A region of Anopheles merus strain MAF chromosome 2R, AmerM5.1, whole genome shotgun sequence DNA encodes the following proteins:
- the LOC121590845 gene encoding leucine-rich repeat-containing protein 15-like, whose product MNSTWRVIVFLIILWQICYYNNLLVHGCPLECICLSQTQVMCNTGSLREIPLKAIPVKVEQLSFTKNYFPIIKSDAFGGLRALRKLSLDGNNITTIKPFAFRGLPRLRDLSIQHTPLATVASFAFAGLQNVSQIQLSHNKILRIEGYAFAGAVNIRQIHLADNPTVTIETNAFSSLSNVDRLILPSGIRAIEPDAFYGLETVGYLKLSFMDLASLEPYTFRGLTHVKLLSLQESDLGIIRAGAFEGLVQVELLNILNNKIDAIQELNITAANRIRVLRIQGNHLLETPESGSIVLEGIDTLHVNSNYFPCGCHIHTLLDSPLANGTYLSHNGAPAGDFLSKNYCISPLEVNGMPMSSIDLYSIGRCFEQVTRENLEAANTAISTMLRGQSWNRWLQWLSEHSKRSQEKTFISVVSSAVRFLAASPIITIMFVEYLKSFN is encoded by the exons ATGAATTCAACCTGGCGTGTGATAGTATTTCTAATAATACTATGGCAAATTTGCTACTATAACAATCTCTTGGTCCACGGCTGTCCTCTGGAGTGTATCTGTCTATCACAAACACAG GTCATGTGCAACACTGGCTCGCTGCGTGAGATACCATTGAAGGCCATCCCCGTAAAGGTAGAGCAACTGtcattcaccaaaaactactTCCCAATCATCAAAAGTGATGCTTTCGGAGGATTGAGAGCGTTACGAAAGCTGTCACTCGACGGCAATAACATCACTACTATTAAACCATTTGCTTTCCGTGGTTTACCGCGGCTGCGAGATCTCTCGATTCAACACACCCCTCTGGCAACAGTTGCATCATTTGCTTTTGCCGGGCTACAGAACGTCTCGCAAATACAGTTGTCGCACAACAAAATCCTACGCATCGAAGGGTACGCATTTGCTGGGGCCGTCAACATTCGACAGATACATCTCGCCGACAACCCAACCGTAACAATCGAGACGAACGCATTCTCCAGCCTTAGCAACGTCGATCGACTCATCCTACCGTCGGGTATACGTGCGATCGAGCCGGACGCTTTCTATGGTCTCGAAACGGTTGGCTATCTGAAGCTTTCTTTCATGGATCTCGCCTCCCTGGAGCCGTACACATTCCGGGGTCTGACGCACGTCAAACTGCTCTCTCTGCAAGAATCTGATCTAGGTATCATACGAGCTGGGGCCTTTGAGGGTCTCGTGCAGGTCGAGCTGCTCAACATACTCAACAACAAAATTGACGCCATCCAGGAGCTCAACATTACTGCGGCCAATAGAATTAGGGTGCTTCGGATTCAGGGTAACCATCTGCTAGAAACTCCCGAAAGTGGCTCGATCGTGCTTGAGGGCATCGATACACTGCATGTAAATAGTAACTACTTCCCATGCGGATGTCACATCCACACACTCTTAGATAGTCCCCTCGCCAACGGTACTTACTTGTCACACAATGGGGCTCCCGCCGGTGACTTCCTTTCCAAGAACTACTGCATCTCCCCGCTCGAGGTGAACGGGATGCCAATGAGCTCAATCGATCTATACTCAATCGGGCGCTGTTTTGAACAGGTTACACGAGAAAATCTCGAAGCAGCCAACACAGCCATATCAACTATGCTGCGGGGACAGTCTTGGAACAGGTGGCTGCAATGGCTAAGTGAACATAGTAAGCGGTCTCAAGAGAAGACATTTATTTCAGTTGTCTCGTCAGCTGTGCGGTTTCTGGCGGCATCGCCTATCATAACAATTATGTTTgtagaatatttaaaaagttttaac